A stretch of Triticum aestivum cultivar Chinese Spring chromosome 1D, IWGSC CS RefSeq v2.1, whole genome shotgun sequence DNA encodes these proteins:
- the LOC123182688 gene encoding probable LRR receptor-like serine/threonine-protein kinase At1g05700, producing MEGQRRRAMAARWLWPLLLGIAGLGGVLQVHGQVDNLGFINLDCGLPESAAGYVDSVTKLRFTSDAGFIDAGTNYNMSSEYITPTMGRSWHNVRSFGGGAGTRSCYTLRSLVAGLKYLIRAKFWYGNYDGLDRAPVFDLHIGVNYWTTVNISNANTPVIYEVIAVVPGESVQVCLVNTGSGTPFISALDLRPLKNGLYPMANATQGLVLHTRANFGRDDGVILRYPDDPHDRFWIPQSKRAEWLEVSTAKKVQNIDDDSFDAPSAVMQTAITPVNSSSPVVFSWDAEPSASNPDPGYVCILHFSELQPLPVSAVRQFYVTLNGQLWLGKGFTPQYLYTNAVFNSIPNHGYHQYNVSLNATGNSTLPPILNALEIFSVLPTTGITTATQDVSAIAAIRGKYQVKKNWMGDPCVPKNFAWKGLGCSYAVSSPPTVTGLNLSSSGLSGNLSSSFAGLKGLQYLDLSRNNLTGSIPDTLSQLSSLTLLDLTDNQLSGSIPPGLVKRTQDGSLTLRYGNNPNLCSSGDYCQPPKKKRSSMVAVYVVVPVVAVLVILLLSVLLICMRRRRQGRTSDNIKRLDEANIKGHNSLRFDNRRFTYSELVAITNGFERVIGKGGFGKVYHGSLEDSTQVAVKLRSESSDQGEQEFLAEAQTLAKIHHKNLVSLIGYCKDMKYMALVYEYMSEGALDEHLRGKDNTMKTLTWRQRLRIALESAQGLEYLHKGCNPPLVHRDVKTSNILLNANLEAKIADFGLLKAFNSNNDTHVSTARVVGTLGYLDPEYHATFQLTNKSDVFSFGVVLLEIVTGQRHILNDPEPTSIVQWVRQRLARGNIEDVVDARMRGDHDVNSVWKIADTALKCTAQKPGERPTMTDVVAVLHECLELEAAHDNVNAGFYTPGSGGIMNDYGRYDTGMSTDLSQSSTAYEQEHLGSVSILSTGPAVR from the exons ATGGAAGGACAGCGGCGGAGAGCAATGGCGGCCCGGTGGCTGTGGCCGCTTCTTCTCGGCATCGCCGGCCTCGGCGGCGTTCTTCAAGTCCATGGGCAGGTCGATAACTTAG GTTTCATAAACTTGGACTGCGGTTTACCAGAGAGCGCCGCGGGCTACGTGGACAGCGTCACCAAGCTGCGCTTCACCTCGGACGCAGGATTCATCGACGCCGGCACCAACTACAACATGTCATCTGAGTACATCACGCCGACGATGGGCAGGAGCTGGCACAACGTGCGCAGCTTCGGCGGTGGCGCCGGCACGCGCAGCTGCTACACGCTCCGCTCCCTCGTGGCCGGGCTCAAGTACCTCATCCGGGCCAAGTTCTGGTACGGCAACTACGACGGCCTAGACAGGGCGCCCGTTTTCGACCTGCACATCGGCGTCAACTATTGGACGACCGTCAACATCTCGAACGCCAACACGCCGGTGATCTACGAGGTCATCGCCGTCGTCCCCGGCGAGTCCGTGCAGGTGTGCCTCGTGAACACCGGCTCCGGGACACCGTTCATCTCGGCCCTCGACCTGAGGCCCCTCAAGAACGGGCTCTACCCGATGGCCAACGCAACGCAGGGGCTGGTTCTTCACACCAGAGCCAACTTTGGCCGGGACGACGGCGTGATCCTCAGGTACCCTGACGACCCGCACGACCGCTTCTGGATCCCGCAGAGCAAGCGGGCGGAGTGGTTGGAGGTTTCGACGGCCAAGAAGGTGCAGAACATCGACGATGACAGCTTCGACGCGCCGTCCGCTGTGATGCAGACGGCCATCACCCCCGTCAACTCCTCCAGCCCCGTCGTGTTCAGCTGGGATGCCGAGCCCAGCGCCAGCAATCCGGATCCCGGGTACGTCTGCATCCTGCACTTCTCTGAGCTGCAGCCCCTCCCCGTCAGCGCCGTGCGGCAGTTCTACGTCACCCTTAACGGCCAGCTCTGGCTCGGCAAGGGCTTCACACCGCAGTACCTCTACACTAACGCCGTCTTCAACTCCATCCCCAACCACGGGTACCACCAGTACAACGTCTCGCTCAACGCCACCGGCAACTCCACGCTGCCGCCCATCCTCAACGCCCTCGAGATCTTCTCCGTCCTGCCCACCACCGGCATAACCACGGCCACTCAGGATG TGTCTGCCATCGCGGCGATCAGAGGCAAGTACCAGGTGAAGAAGAACTGGATGGGCGATCCCTGCGTGCCCAAGAATTTCGCGTGGAAAGGATTGGGTTGCAGCTATGCTGTTTCCAGCCCACCAACTGTCACAGGCTT GAATCTATCTTCCAGTGGCCTCAGCGGCAACTTGTCATCTTCGTTTGCCGGCCTCAAAGGTCTACAGTACTT GGATTTGTCACGCAATAATCTTACGGGCTCAATTCCCGACACCCTGTCGCAGTTGTCGTCGCTCACACTTCT AGATCTGACAGACAATCAACTCAGTGGATCAATTCCTCCTGGCCTTGTGAAAAGAACTCAAGATGGCTCCCTAACACTCAG ATATGGTAACAATCCAAACCTCTGCAGTAGCGGCGACTACTGTCAGCCTCCAAAAAAGAAGAGAAGCTCTATGGTTGCCGTCTATGTTGTTGTTCCCGTAGTTGCAGTACTAGTGATTCTGCTACTGTCAGTTCTTCTCATTTGCAtgagaaggagaaggcaag GAAGAACAAGCGATAATATCAAGCGGCTGGATGAGGCGAATATCAAGGGACACAACTCGTTGCGATTCGATAACCGCCGGTTCACATATAGTGAATTAGTGGCCATCACAAATGGCTTCGAGCGAGTAATTGGTAAAGGGGGGTTTGGGAAAGTTTACCATGGTTCGTTGGAGGATAGCACACAAGTGGCTGTCAAACTGCGGTCTGAATCTTCAGATCAAGGTGAACAAGAATTTTTGGCAGAG GCTCAGACGTTGGCGAAAATTCACCACAAGAATCTTGTGTCCTTGATTGGCTACTGCAAGGACATGAAATACATGGCTCTTGTCTACGAGTACATGTCTGAAGGAGCCCTAGACGAACATCTTAGAG GGAAAGATAACACCATGAAAACTTTAACCTGGAGACAGAGACTTCGTATTGCCTTGGAATCTGCACAAG GGCTTGAGTATCTGCACAAGGGGTGTAACCCGCCCCTCGTTCACAGGGACGTGAAGACGTCAAACATCTTGCTGAATGCAAACCTGGAGGCAAAGATTGCTGATTTTGGCCTACTCAAGGCTTTCAATAGCAACAACGATACACACGTTTCCACAGCAAGGGTGGTTGGCACACTCGGTTACCTTGACCCTGA GTACCATGCTACATTTCAGCTGACCAACAAGAGTGACGTCTTTAGCTTTGGCGTAGTGCTATTGGAGATAGTCACAGGGCAACGACACATCCTGAATGACCCCGAGCCAACGAGCATTGTTCAGTGGGTGCGGCAGCGCCTAGCCCGTGGTAACATCGAGGATGTGGTGGATGCGCGCATGCGTGGCGACCACGATGTCAATAGCGTGTGGAAAATTGCGGACACCGCATTGAAGTGTACGGCACAAAAGCCCGGAGAGCGGCCCACGATGACTGACGTGGTAGCGGTGCTACATGAGTGCCTTGAGCTAGAGGCTGCACACGACAATGTGAATGCAGGGTTTTACACACCCGGGAGTGGTGGCATCATGAACGACTATGGTCGGTATGACACTGGCATGTCTACTGATCTGAGCCAGAGCAGCACTGCATATGAGCAAGAGCATTTGGGCAGTGTGTCTATACTGTCTACTGGTCCAGCTGTTAGGTGA